Proteins found in one uncultured Desulfuromonas sp. genomic segment:
- a CDS encoding sensor domain-containing diguanylate cyclase: protein MKRTCFFGFLSIILALSFIGSNIYSARQVAIREADADTTGLVRFLAMDIERMFYGVEQMFVGLDNLLISNDKTHLDGINDVLLRLKANNSYLMDLLIVAPSGKIVNWSGPGTPPDITDREYLRYHFNHKNSSFYIGKPQQSKVHNQQWFFGFSKADRDQSGQLQRILVAIIDIEHLYRRYQNLNLPEDMIMTISSEDGTIYTRIPGHEWVVGQNFPDGIKLLCNLKKNKIFHGASPVNGERLFASLERVGDTSMVAAVSVKEDDVFADWRRHSLLMGGFGLAVGGILFTLSILTVRSQQEQFRIQQQLQQQATTDPLTGIANRRYALEQAALEIKRNQRAETPFSVVMMDIDHFKKVNDTYGHHVGDQVLMEVAQTCRNHCRESDLVSRFGGEEFLILLPSTNLNGAQTHAEKIRQAIEALSFPTAEGNISVTASFGVSQWQAETKIDRVVSRADAALYQAKHDGRNCVRLQKNG, encoded by the coding sequence GTGAAACGCACCTGCTTTTTTGGATTTCTGAGTATCATCCTGGCTCTGTCGTTTATCGGCAGCAATATTTATTCGGCACGACAGGTCGCCATCCGCGAAGCCGATGCCGACACAACAGGTCTGGTGCGTTTTCTGGCCATGGATATTGAACGGATGTTTTACGGTGTCGAGCAGATGTTTGTCGGCCTCGACAACCTGCTGATCAGCAACGATAAAACGCATCTGGACGGAATCAACGATGTTCTGCTGAGACTCAAAGCCAACAACAGCTACCTGATGGATCTGCTTATCGTTGCGCCATCAGGAAAAATCGTCAACTGGAGCGGTCCGGGAACGCCTCCGGACATCACGGATCGTGAGTACCTGCGCTACCACTTTAACCACAAAAACAGCTCGTTTTACATCGGCAAACCGCAACAGTCAAAAGTTCACAATCAGCAGTGGTTTTTTGGTTTCAGTAAAGCGGACCGGGATCAATCCGGCCAGTTGCAGCGCATACTGGTTGCCATTATCGACATTGAGCATCTTTATCGCCGCTATCAAAACCTCAACCTGCCGGAAGATATGATCATGACCATTTCCTCCGAGGATGGCACGATCTATACCCGGATCCCTGGCCATGAGTGGGTGGTCGGCCAAAATTTCCCAGATGGCATTAAATTGCTGTGTAATCTGAAAAAAAACAAGATATTCCACGGCGCTTCACCGGTTAATGGCGAGCGTTTATTCGCCAGCCTTGAACGGGTCGGTGACACGTCAATGGTTGCTGCCGTTTCCGTCAAAGAGGACGATGTTTTTGCTGACTGGCGACGCCACAGCCTTTTAATGGGGGGCTTCGGCCTTGCGGTTGGAGGCATTTTATTCACCCTGTCGATCCTGACGGTTCGTTCACAACAGGAACAATTCCGCATCCAACAACAACTTCAACAGCAAGCCACCACAGACCCACTGACAGGGATTGCCAACCGTCGCTACGCCCTGGAACAGGCGGCCCTGGAAATAAAACGCAATCAACGTGCGGAAACACCGTTTTCCGTAGTAATGATGGATATTGACCACTTTAAAAAAGTCAATGACACCTATGGCCATCATGTGGGTGATCAGGTTTTGATGGAGGTTGCCCAAACCTGCCGCAACCACTGCCGAGAATCGGATCTGGTCAGTCGCTTTGGTGGAGAGGAGTTTCTGATTCTTCTGCCGTCGACAAACCTCAATGGGGCGCAAACCCATGCTGAGAAAATCCGTCAGGCCATAGAAGCTCTATCGTTTCCCACTGCTGAGGGCAACATTTCGGTCACCGCCAGTTTTGGCGTCAGCCAATGGCAGGCTGAAACAAAAATCGACCGCGTAGTCTCTCGTGCGGATGCCGCTCTCTACCAAGCCAAACATGATGGTCGTAACTGCGTTCGCTTACAAAAGAATGGTTAA
- a CDS encoding aminotransferase, with protein MKRSSRLDAVTFPPITEVKGWLAGRDFPADKPLVDLCQAIPDYPPHDDLVAHVQQRMGTAECAVYSPDEGLLETRESVSRWYQRRYGHGPTPAQLCLTIGASQAFWLALLLLCEAGDEVIVQLPAYFDHPMGMEALGVVPRYVPFDAEPEAFAEAVNARTRAILMVTPSNPTGAILSPKKIDALYELACRHDIALVLDETYHAFVPSGQAPHTLFSRSDWPQNLIHFASFGKTFALTGYRAGCLVADESLIRQALKVQDSMVVCQPRVTQYAVAYGCDNLDDWVAENNHTMQQRHDLFCRLFAEQNAFDLCASGAFFAWVRHPWPQMSGRQAARRLVDHAHVACLPGEVFGPGLEGYLRLAFGNVRLEQIPMAVDRFKQVDSTL; from the coding sequence ATGAAGCGGTCCTCTCGCCTTGATGCTGTGACGTTTCCACCGATCACCGAGGTGAAAGGGTGGCTGGCTGGTCGTGATTTTCCAGCGGACAAGCCACTGGTCGATCTGTGTCAGGCGATTCCCGATTATCCGCCGCATGATGACCTTGTCGCTCATGTTCAGCAACGTATGGGCACAGCGGAATGTGCTGTCTATTCACCGGATGAGGGCTTACTTGAAACGCGCGAAAGTGTCAGCCGCTGGTATCAGCGTCGCTATGGGCACGGACCGACACCGGCGCAGTTGTGTTTGACCATTGGCGCCAGTCAGGCGTTCTGGCTTGCTCTGCTGTTGCTGTGCGAGGCCGGGGATGAAGTGATTGTTCAACTGCCGGCCTATTTTGATCATCCCATGGGCATGGAAGCGTTGGGGGTCGTGCCGCGCTATGTTCCTTTTGATGCCGAACCTGAAGCGTTTGCAGAGGCCGTCAATGCACGGACCCGGGCAATCCTCATGGTCACGCCGAGCAATCCGACTGGGGCGATTCTCAGTCCGAAAAAAATCGATGCATTGTACGAACTGGCCTGCCGGCACGATATTGCTCTGGTGCTCGATGAAACCTACCATGCCTTTGTGCCGTCGGGACAAGCGCCACATACGTTGTTTTCACGTTCCGATTGGCCGCAGAACCTGATCCATTTTGCCTCGTTCGGCAAAACCTTTGCTCTGACCGGTTATCGTGCCGGGTGTCTGGTGGCTGATGAATCGCTGATTCGTCAGGCTTTAAAGGTGCAGGACAGCATGGTGGTCTGCCAACCACGGGTCACGCAATATGCCGTGGCCTATGGTTGTGACAACCTGGATGACTGGGTGGCCGAGAACAATCATACGATGCAACAACGCCATGATCTGTTCTGTCGGCTGTTTGCGGAGCAGAACGCCTTTGACCTCTGTGCCAGTGGCGCCTTTTTCGCCTGGGTGCGTCATCCCTGGCCGCAGATGTCGGGACGTCAGGCGGCGCGGCGATTGGTGGATCATGCTCATGTCGCCTGCTTGCCGGGTGAGGTGTTTGGTCCAGGACTGGAAGGGTATCTGCGTCTGGCTTTTGGCAATGTCCGCCTTGAACAGATTCCCATGGCTGTCGATCGCTTCAAACAGGTTGATTCTACGTTATAA
- a CDS encoding cytochrome c peroxidase yields MPVIKTILCLVVSGVVLSGNAVFAQTESGSSLQDQARFYFDVIPDQVPRQELVDHFEEKVALGQRLFFDPRLSLSQTVSCHSCHNLSLGGDDGRSVSVGHGWQTGPRNAPTVFNSVLQIAQFWDGRARDLIEQAGAPMTSPVEMASTDPMICDVLSSMPDYVQWFSRAFPDRNNPICFATTRHALAAFVATLLTPDAPFDRYLQGQLSALTDVQKTGLRQFIALGCTQCHMSTNLGGNSYYRFGVKHEPEQRYRPENDRGRCQVITTIREDYVFKVPTLRNVALTAPYFHSGSAWTLEETVEVMAWVQLDKKLTRQQVDSLVVFMDSLTGTRPTMTLPSLPASTPKTPHPSY; encoded by the coding sequence ATGCCCGTTATTAAAACCATCCTTTGTCTCGTGGTCTCTGGCGTTGTTTTGAGTGGGAATGCGGTGTTCGCTCAAACTGAGTCGGGGTCCTCCTTGCAGGATCAGGCTCGCTTCTATTTTGATGTGATTCCTGATCAGGTGCCGCGCCAGGAGCTGGTGGACCATTTTGAGGAGAAAGTGGCTTTGGGGCAGCGATTATTTTTTGATCCCCGTTTATCGCTGAGCCAGACAGTCAGTTGCCATTCGTGTCATAATCTGTCGCTTGGTGGCGACGATGGTCGGTCGGTGTCCGTGGGGCATGGTTGGCAGACCGGTCCGCGTAATGCGCCGACGGTTTTCAATTCCGTGCTGCAGATTGCCCAGTTCTGGGATGGTCGGGCGCGTGATCTGATCGAGCAGGCCGGGGCACCGATGACCAGCCCGGTGGAGATGGCCAGTACTGATCCCATGATCTGTGATGTCCTGTCGAGCATGCCCGATTATGTGCAATGGTTTAGCCGGGCTTTTCCCGACCGGAACAATCCGATCTGTTTTGCCACCACGCGTCATGCCCTGGCTGCTTTTGTTGCAACGTTGCTGACCCCGGATGCGCCGTTTGATCGCTATCTGCAAGGGCAACTGTCGGCGCTGACCGACGTGCAGAAGACGGGATTGCGCCAATTTATCGCCCTGGGCTGTACGCAGTGTCACATGAGTACCAACCTCGGCGGTAACAGCTATTACCGTTTTGGGGTCAAGCATGAGCCTGAGCAACGTTATCGTCCTGAAAACGATCGTGGTCGCTGCCAGGTCATAACAACAATCCGCGAGGACTATGTGTTCAAAGTGCCGACGTTGCGTAATGTGGCGCTGACCGCCCCTTATTTTCATTCCGGCAGTGCCTGGACCCTTGAGGAGACCGTGGAGGTAATGGCCTGGGTTCAGCTGGATAAGAAATTGACCCGGCAACAGGTTGATTCCCTTGTGGTGTTCATGGACAGCCTGACGGGTACCCGTCCCACAATGACGTTGCCCTCTTTGCCGGCATCCACCCCTAAAACGCCGCATCCTTCGTATTAG
- a CDS encoding c-type cytochrome, whose product MPRAFILACCLVMASLSMVWAEAEPLPFAAPEENSIPAGPDGDLIRRGLLILTDTPRQLPDLVHSRLRCSNCHLKAGTVAYAAPWVGVTSRYPRYSRRSAGDVSLPQRIQGCFRRSLNSEAPAVDSEPMQAIVAYMTWLSEGISEGYRLEGWGLPRLAEMPPADRQRGEQLFVQRCAVCHGKEGQGRLDETPQRYPYGFPPLWGKDSFNIAAGMARLHKAAAFIQRNMPFSSGGILTIQQAYDLADFVIHQPREDYPPKVHDWPEGGKPSDARY is encoded by the coding sequence ATGCCCCGAGCTTTTATCCTCGCCTGTTGTCTGGTTATGGCTTCGTTGTCCATGGTCTGGGCCGAAGCGGAACCTCTTCCCTTTGCTGCTCCTGAAGAAAACTCAATTCCCGCCGGTCCCGATGGCGATCTGATTCGCCGTGGTCTTTTGATTCTCACCGATACTCCGCGTCAACTTCCCGATCTTGTTCACAGCCGTCTGCGTTGCAGCAATTGTCATCTCAAGGCCGGGACTGTCGCCTATGCCGCACCTTGGGTCGGGGTGACGAGCCGTTATCCCCGCTATAGTCGTCGTTCTGCCGGTGATGTGTCGTTGCCGCAACGGATTCAGGGGTGTTTTCGCCGCAGTCTTAACAGTGAGGCTCCGGCAGTGGACAGCGAACCGATGCAGGCGATTGTTGCCTATATGACCTGGCTGTCTGAAGGGATATCAGAGGGGTATCGACTCGAAGGGTGGGGCTTGCCCCGTTTGGCTGAAATGCCGCCCGCAGACCGCCAGCGCGGTGAGCAGTTGTTTGTGCAGCGCTGTGCCGTTTGTCACGGCAAAGAGGGGCAGGGACGCCTTGATGAGACCCCTCAGCGCTATCCTTACGGTTTTCCCCCTTTGTGGGGCAAAGATTCCTTTAACATTGCCGCCGGGATGGCGCGGTTACACAAAGCCGCTGCGTTTATTCAGCGCAATATGCCGTTTTCTTCCGGGGGGATTCTGACCATTCAGCAAGCCTATGATCTTGCTGATTTTGTCATCCATCAGCCGCGGGAGGATTATCCGCCGAAAGTTCATGATTGGCCTGAAGGAGGAAAACCAAGCGATGCCCGTTATTAA
- a CDS encoding ACP phosphodiesterase translates to MNYLLHALLSDDDPLVRAGNLLGDFVKGRLTQGRFPDRLLHGLQQHRQLDRFAHDHPAFCRSQHRLDDRFGRYRGIMIDLFYDHFTARDWNDYHPDPLEHFSQSLYHTLQHHQNILPKTFLPLLPRMVEKDWLTSYRDKTVMQRALIHTAGRIRHDNPLAEGYGELEKHYSQLREDCRQFIGDARKIFLGEKTRQGALIEIDCTPPL, encoded by the coding sequence GTGAATTACCTGCTGCACGCCCTGCTCAGTGACGATGACCCATTGGTCCGGGCGGGCAACCTGCTGGGCGACTTTGTTAAAGGCCGTCTGACGCAAGGACGTTTTCCCGACAGGCTGTTACACGGCTTGCAGCAACATCGTCAGCTTGACCGCTTCGCCCACGATCATCCAGCCTTCTGTCGCAGTCAGCACCGTCTCGATGACCGCTTTGGCCGTTATCGCGGCATCATGATCGACCTGTTTTACGATCATTTTACCGCACGGGACTGGAACGATTACCATCCAGACCCTCTTGAGCACTTCTCTCAATCCCTCTATCACACGTTGCAACACCATCAGAATATCCTGCCGAAAACCTTTCTGCCCCTCTTGCCACGCATGGTGGAAAAAGACTGGCTCACCAGTTACCGGGATAAAACAGTGATGCAACGCGCTCTGATTCATACCGCCGGAAGAATCCGCCATGACAATCCACTCGCAGAGGGCTACGGTGAACTGGAGAAACATTATTCGCAATTGCGTGAGGATTGTCGCCAGTTTATCGGCGATGCCCGTAAGATATTTTTAGGCGAGAAAACCAGACAGGGAGCGCTGATAGAAATCGATTGTACGCCACCGTTGTGA
- a CDS encoding peptidoglycan DD-metalloendopeptidase family protein, whose translation MATSRRQRKQNTTLLLVLASAVLVVYILSKLTSPSAPTTATDSTLPAPAAFHEPAPEHVIQIQRETICQSVQPGDTITAILGHYFSPQEILVIARQSENVFPLSQLCAGHPYQIEVENESFVSFYYDINRDDQLIIRQEDGEFFIERQPIPYVVDVEQVGGVITSSLFGTVAQLGESSELAAELMNIFAWDIDFIRDIREGDYFTALVEKRYRDGNLAGYGDILAAEFNNQGKSFYAFHYTHGTDSGYYNQDGKSLRKAFLKAPLSYTRISSGYTRRRFHPVLNKWKPHLAIDYAAPTGTPIKAVADGTITQKSYDRNNGNKIRLRHPNDYETTYIHMVRFARGMKKGKRVKQGEVIGYVGSTGIATGPHLDFRVFHHGKPINPLKIKSEPAKPISKANRAEFDQLTVELMQQLTQAKQQLALLPEEETTGDEAKTTL comes from the coding sequence ATGGCAACCTCCCGCCGCCAGCGCAAGCAGAATACGACGTTGCTTCTGGTTCTGGCAAGTGCTGTCTTGGTCGTTTATATCTTATCGAAACTCACGAGTCCTTCCGCTCCCACCACCGCCACTGACAGTACCCTTCCCGCTCCGGCAGCCTTTCATGAACCGGCACCTGAGCACGTTATTCAGATCCAACGGGAGACCATCTGCCAATCGGTACAACCCGGTGACACGATCACTGCTATTCTCGGCCACTATTTTTCGCCGCAGGAGATACTCGTCATCGCCCGCCAGAGTGAAAACGTGTTTCCTCTCAGCCAACTGTGCGCCGGTCACCCTTACCAGATTGAGGTGGAAAACGAGAGCTTTGTCAGCTTCTATTACGACATCAATCGTGATGATCAACTGATCATCCGTCAGGAAGATGGTGAATTCTTTATTGAGCGACAGCCCATTCCCTATGTGGTTGATGTCGAACAAGTGGGCGGTGTGATCACCTCGAGTCTGTTCGGAACAGTCGCTCAACTCGGAGAATCTTCAGAGTTGGCCGCAGAGCTGATGAATATCTTTGCCTGGGATATTGACTTTATCCGCGATATCCGTGAAGGCGATTATTTTACCGCCCTGGTGGAAAAACGCTATCGTGATGGCAATCTGGCAGGCTATGGCGATATTCTTGCCGCAGAATTCAACAATCAGGGCAAGAGTTTCTATGCGTTCCATTACACGCATGGCACCGATAGCGGCTACTACAATCAGGATGGCAAAAGCCTGCGCAAAGCGTTTCTCAAGGCACCATTATCTTATACCCGCATCTCTTCGGGTTACACGAGACGACGCTTTCACCCAGTGCTCAACAAATGGAAGCCCCACTTGGCCATCGACTATGCCGCGCCAACCGGCACGCCGATTAAGGCTGTGGCCGACGGCACCATCACCCAAAAGAGCTATGATCGCAACAACGGCAACAAGATTCGTCTGCGCCATCCCAACGACTACGAGACCACCTATATCCATATGGTGCGTTTCGCTCGCGGCATGAAAAAAGGCAAACGGGTCAAACAGGGCGAAGTGATCGGCTACGTCGGCAGTACCGGAATTGCCACCGGTCCGCATCTCGACTTCCGGGTCTTTCATCACGGCAAACCGATCAACCCTCTCAAAATCAAGTCGGAACCGGCCAAGCCGATCTCCAAGGCCAACCGGGCTGAATTTGATCAGTTGACCGTCGAATTGATGCAACAGTTGACCCAGGCCAAACAGCAACTGGCCCTGTTACCTGAAGAAGAAACCACAGGTGACGAAGCCAAAACCACGCTGTGA
- a CDS encoding M20/M25/M40 family metallo-hydrolase, producing the protein MINRQRISDEFFRLASICSPSFHEAEIADYLAQRFRELGAEVEMDETAGAIGGEAGNLIVRFAAHQSSAPPLLLSAHMDTVSPADGVQPVLENGVFRSAGETVLGADDKSGIAEVIEAICVLKEQNLPHPPLEVVITVCEEVGLLGAKHLDVSQLSARFGLVLDTSGVGTVAYKAPCANKLRFLIEGVESHAGLDPEHGISAIQVAAKAISAMKLGRIDEQTTANIGIIQGGQATNIVPRHVQLLGEARSFDEQALQQQTEHMIDCLRQAADASVVEIHGESTQAQLTTEVMADYPLMDVPTDAPVLRRLCAAAERLGQPLEAGSSGGGSDANLFNQYGIQTVNLASGMQKVHSVNEFVLVDDLVSVADLVVAFVQDMAEV; encoded by the coding sequence ATGATCAATCGACAGCGTATCAGTGATGAGTTTTTTCGTCTGGCTTCTATCTGCAGTCCGTCGTTCCACGAAGCGGAAATTGCGGATTATCTGGCTCAGCGCTTTCGCGAATTGGGCGCCGAGGTGGAGATGGATGAAACGGCTGGCGCCATTGGCGGTGAGGCGGGTAATCTGATTGTCCGTTTTGCTGCGCATCAGTCGTCGGCACCTCCGTTGTTATTGTCTGCGCACATGGATACCGTATCGCCGGCAGACGGGGTGCAGCCGGTGCTTGAAAACGGTGTGTTTCGCAGTGCCGGTGAGACTGTTCTCGGGGCCGACGATAAGTCGGGCATTGCCGAGGTTATTGAAGCAATCTGTGTTCTCAAGGAACAGAATCTGCCCCATCCGCCGCTGGAAGTGGTGATCACGGTGTGTGAAGAGGTTGGCCTGCTTGGCGCCAAGCATCTCGATGTGTCACAGCTCAGCGCACGCTTCGGATTGGTGTTGGATACCTCCGGTGTCGGTACGGTTGCCTACAAAGCGCCCTGTGCCAACAAGCTGCGTTTTCTTATTGAAGGGGTGGAGTCTCATGCCGGTCTCGACCCGGAGCACGGCATTTCAGCTATCCAGGTGGCGGCCAAGGCGATCTCGGCCATGAAACTGGGGCGCATTGACGAGCAGACCACGGCCAATATCGGCATCATCCAGGGCGGTCAGGCGACCAATATCGTACCGCGCCATGTTCAGTTGCTTGGTGAAGCGCGCAGCTTCGATGAGCAGGCGTTGCAACAACAGACCGAGCATATGATCGATTGTCTGCGTCAGGCGGCCGATGCCAGTGTGGTGGAGATCCACGGTGAATCGACCCAAGCGCAGTTGACTACAGAAGTGATGGCCGATTATCCGTTGATGGATGTTCCGACTGATGCACCGGTGTTGCGGCGCCTGTGTGCGGCCGCAGAACGACTCGGCCAACCGCTGGAAGCGGGCAGCTCAGGGGGAGGCAGCGATGCCAACCTGTTCAATCAATACGGTATTCAGACTGTTAATTTGGCCAGTGGCATGCAGAAGGTGCACTCGGTCAATGAGTTTGTCCTCGTCGATGATCTGGTGAGCGTGGCAGATCTGGTCGTGGCGTTTGTCCAAGACATGGCAGAAGTGTGA